One genomic region from Fictibacillus marinisediminis encodes:
- the moaC gene encoding cyclic pyranopterin monophosphate synthase MoaC: MESFTHFNEQGRAKMVDISDKDATVRTAEARSSIAVNKEIYSKITEGSFRKGDVLAVAQVAGIMAAKKTSDWIPMCHPLSLTGVDITFQWEEENKEKYRLHIEAAVKTKGNTGVEMEALTAASAAALTVYDMCKAVDKGMIIGPTFLQSKTGGKNGDFQRTT, from the coding sequence ATGGAATCTTTTACGCATTTTAACGAACAAGGAAGAGCGAAAATGGTAGACATCTCCGATAAGGATGCGACGGTCCGTACAGCTGAAGCCAGAAGCTCAATCGCTGTTAACAAGGAAATCTACTCAAAAATAACAGAAGGCTCGTTTCGTAAAGGCGATGTCCTTGCCGTTGCGCAGGTCGCAGGCATTATGGCAGCGAAAAAAACATCCGACTGGATTCCAATGTGCCATCCTCTGTCCCTGACGGGTGTAGATATTACGTTTCAATGGGAAGAAGAAAATAAAGAAAAGTACAGGCTGCATATTGAAGCAGCCGTGAAAACAAAAGGCAATACCGGTGTTGAAATGGAAGCTTTGACTGCAGCGAGTGCCGCAGCGTTAACCGTTTATGACATGTGCAAGGCCGTGGATAAGGGAATGATCATTGGACCAACCTTTTTGCAGAGCAAAACCGGCGGAAAAAACGGGGATTTTCAACGTACCACTTAA